The following nucleotide sequence is from Caldisericia bacterium.
TATTTGTTTCCTCTGGTTTCTCATCGGGTATGAATTTAAAACTTCCATCCTTTACAAGGAAGAGATGTAAACATCTTTCCACCAGTTGAAGTTTCAAAAATTTCTTTAGTTCCTCCTTATCCATCACTCCAGACTTTACAAGCTTCTCTCCAAATTTCCCCTCTCTTTCTTCACTTAGTATCCTCTCCAACTCTGCCTCATCTATCTTCTTATGCCTTACCAATAATGTTCCAATCGGTAAGGGGGAATTTTTAACCGATGCATGGGTTACCTCGCCGTGATCAAAGTATATCCTTCCAAATTCCTCTCCCCCGGATTCAATGATTAGAACCCCAGATTTTTGGATATTCTTTATCAGCGTAAGAATATCATAGAATGAAAAGTCCTTAAGGTCTCCTTTCAATATATTCATATAAGAAATTTTATCATATAATTGAGTTATGGAAAGAGAAGAATTTGAAAGGATAGTTCTTAAGTTGATAGATGAACTTCCTGAACGTTTCAGAAAGGACATGGAGAATGTTAGTATAGTGCTTGAAGAAAGACCTTCTCTTGATCTTCTAAGGAAGGTGGGGGTGAGGAGTGGTAAACTTCTTGGAATTTACCAGGGTGTTCCTCTAACCAAAAGGGGATTGGGCTACAACGGAGTTCTTCCTGATAGAATTATACTTTTTATGAGAGAGATAGAGGAGGAGGCAAGGATGGAGAATGTCCCTTTAGTTGAAAAGATAAAGAATGTTTTGTATCATGAAATTGGTCACTACTTTGGTCTTAGTGAGGAGGAACTTAGAAAACTTGGGGTTTTCTAAAATAAGATATGAAAGATGCTTTTTTGTTGAGCGAGCTCTATTTAAGAGGAATTGAGGTTTTAAAAATAAAGATCTTAATCGCCCTTTTGTTTCTATTTACAGGACTTTTAAATTTTTTTGATAAAATTCAGATTATCTCACCAAAGGCATACATCTTTATCTCACTTTCTTATTTTCTGTTTCTTGCACTCTCCTATTTCATCTTTTTGAAATTGAAAAAAGAAAACTATTACACTTTCCTTATCATAAGTTTTATACTTGATGGTCTTTTTGTTACAACAATACTTTATGTTTCAGGAGGAATTGAGAGTATCACTTTTATTCTATACTTTCTCTATCTACTTCTATTTTCATTCTTTGGCCTGAGAAGATCCCTCTACTATATTTTATTTTCCTATATCCTACTTTATCTTGGGGAGATATTTTCAGAAACCTTTGGTGTAATTCCCCACTTCTACTCTTCTCATATTTATCCACCTGATTTTATCTACAATCCAAGGCTTGTTTCCTTAAGATGTTTACCTATAGCTGGATACATGATTCTCTACACCCTGCTACTTGATAAAAGTATCAGCTTCTTTACAAGAACGGAGAGAAAGATGGAGCTCCTTGTAGAATCAACAATTTTTTTAACAAGGGGGATTGGAGATAGGGATAAAATATTAAAGGAATTGATAAAAACAGCTGTTAGAATTACAGGTGCTGACAGTGCATCAATAATGGTAAAAGAGAATGGAGAGTGGAGATTTATTCTTTGGGAGAACATAGAAGATGATGTTGTAAAAAAGGTTGAGGAAGAAATGAGGTTATCTTTACCAGAAAATATAAGAGAGATAGAGGAAACTGGAAAAACACTATACTATCCTGATACAAGAGAAGTGCCTGCATGGATAAGAGAATCTAAATCACCTGTTAGATCATACATAGGTGTTCCAATAATAATTGGAGACGAAGTTATCGCAATTATTAACATAGATTCATGGAAACCAAACAAATTCACCCAATCAGACATAAGAATAGCTGAAACCCTTGCAAGATTTGCAGAGGTGGTGATGGAGAAGCACTCCTTGTTTGAAAGGCTTGATGCATTAAAGAAAGAGGCAGAAGAGCTTGCCATTAAAGATTATCTTACAGGTCTATACAACAGGAGGGAGTTGGAAAGAATATTGAGTTATGAGATATCTAAATCTATAAGATACAACTCTTCCTTTCAGCTCATGATGATAGATTTAGATGAATTTAAGAGCATAAATGATAGATTCGGTCATTCTGAAGGTGATAGAGTGTTAAAAAAATTCGCAGAGATACTTAAGGAATCTGTAAGAAAGACAGACCTCGTCTTTAGGTATGGAGGTGATGAATTTATAGTGTTTATTCCAGGAGATGATAAAATGGCAGTGGATAAAATTTTAAAAAGGATTAGAGATAGATTCAACAAGGAGTT
It contains:
- a CDS encoding DUF4388 domain-containing protein, which codes for MNILKGDLKDFSFYDILTLIKNIQKSGVLIIESGGEEFGRIYFDHGEVTHASVKNSPLPIGTLLVRHKKIDEAELERILSEEREGKFGEKLVKSGVMDKEELKKFLKLQLVERCLHLFLVKDGSFKFIPDEKPEETNIKMDVDELMLELTRKYDELMEIRKVIPNDDIVLKVNPEPDMDSMTFSKDEWEIVFMCDGKKTVGEIAWSSKLGYFEALKTMRDLVISGILLKEEK
- a CDS encoding metallopeptidase family protein, producing the protein MEREEFERIVLKLIDELPERFRKDMENVSIVLEERPSLDLLRKVGVRSGKLLGIYQGVPLTKRGLGYNGVLPDRIILFMREIEEEARMENVPLVEKIKNVLYHEIGHYFGLSEEELRKLGVF
- a CDS encoding sensor domain-containing diguanylate cyclase; amino-acid sequence: MSELYLRGIEVLKIKILIALLFLFTGLLNFFDKIQIISPKAYIFISLSYFLFLALSYFIFLKLKKENYYTFLIISFILDGLFVTTILYVSGGIESITFILYFLYLLLFSFFGLRRSLYYILFSYILLYLGEIFSETFGVIPHFYSSHIYPPDFIYNPRLVSLRCLPIAGYMILYTLLLDKSISFFTRTERKMELLVESTIFLTRGIGDRDKILKELIKTAVRITGADSASIMVKENGEWRFILWENIEDDVVKKVEEEMRLSLPENIREIEETGKTLYYPDTREVPAWIRESKSPVRSYIGVPIIIGDEVIAIINIDSWKPNKFTQSDIRIAETLARFAEVVMEKHSLFERLDALKKEAEELAIKDYLTGLYNRRELERILSYEISKSIRYNSSFQLMMIDLDEFKSINDRFGHSEGDRVLKKFAEILKESVRKTDLVFRYGGDEFIVFIPGDDKMAVDKILKRIRDRFNKEFKIYIEELSFGFSFGYLVFPKDVGDVKDESEGVKLALKRVDEFLYYRKRRKT